The following is a genomic window from Anopheles aquasalis chromosome 3, idAnoAquaMG_Q_19, whole genome shotgun sequence.
ACCACCAAAGGCACCTATGAGCATTGAAATCGATGATAAACGGATTGACCTGATTCGATGACGCGGTCAACCCGTCGTGAGTGTCTCCTTCAGTTGACTCATATCGAATACCAGTTGAATTTATCTTAAAACCATAACCTTACCTGATATAATGCCATCCATTTGCTTCAGCACGGCTTCCAGCAGCTCGTTGGCCTCCAGCTCCGTCGAAAGCGACGATTTTCCCGCTGAAGTCGAAGTCATAGTTTAAAGCACTTTTTGAGTGCGCTTAGTCTCTGTTTCAACAGCACAATTACAACCGTTCGTTGACGCACTCGCACCACACGCACAGATTCACGCACGCTCGTGCATCCACCACTTCCGGACGGTTGGGAACGGGGTGGGAATGCCAATGGGCACTACCTAGACCGCGGGTTTCCGCTGTAGTTTAGGGCGGCCACGTCCAAACCAGACACGGCACGATGGTATTCAATGCAAACCGGAATTGACCAACATAGGCATGAGCATGCACActaccactgctgctactatgcTTGCGCAATTCGTCTACTTGCACCACCGATCGCCACCTCCTCCTGTCACCCACAAGTGGCACGTAATTTGCAACGTAATCTGCACACACGATGCGACGATGGTGTTCCTTTGGCTCACTTTCGAATCAATTTTTTCTGTTAAACTTTTACGACTGATCCCAGGGGTGCAAAAGAAGCAAGCTAGAAGAGGCACAGAAACGGTTAAAAACACATCTCCAGAAGAAATCAAACGGTTGTCTGCGGTAAATCCACTGCCCAAAGACACCAACATAGATGGCACGGGAttatgctgttgctcctgaCGACCACCTGTGGAATGCGCGATGCTCGTGAGGTACGCGGGTTTATGCTCGCAGTATTACGAACCTCAAACTGCCGCCGTTTGGGGCTACGGTTGAGCGTGAGTTGTGAATTGATAAGCCGGAAACACACacgacacaggcacacgcatGAGCTCAGCGACGATTATCTTTTTCACAAATCGACGGACATTTCCATACGCCGCGCAACGCGACACGCATGATCGTTTGCAGAGCAAGCAAGCCGCGCACCAACACgtcgatcacaaaaaaagaCAATACCGATCCTCGCACCGACGCGACGCACTCAAACTGCGCTTACCGAGAAGCGACACGCCGTAACGGAATAAATTACGAGCGTCCTAACACCCGGCACTAAAGAACGCACTTTTCCtcagaaaaaaacgatttaaatTGTAATCATAAAGTgggaaaagtaaattaaactacgaaattaaaaattccaaaaaatgaacgcaaacaaaacaaataaaaagcCACGCAAAACGTCAAGCTCTACCGAGGGGCGTTTGAAAGACCAGCTAGAGAGCCTTTTGTTTGCTGGATTTCATTTTGACAATAAGGGTCAGTTTTTCGGTAAAACGCAACATCTGCCCCAGACGATTTGTcttttttatctatttttcACCTGACCTTCATTTAACAACATAAATTAAGATAAAAGGGAGGAGGGGAGCTGGAAGGAAACACTTCTAAAATTATAATCGGAACTATGCTATAGAAATTCACCTACCTCCCACATCTATATAGAGTAAGCAAAAACAAGTTTATCCATCCTTTGAAGAAATTTACCattcaaatgatttttcatggaaaaccTCAGCAAAGAAAGTGTATCACGATATGTGATAGtgttgtttttattctttttcaaTGGTCCTTAAAAGGCACCATCCTTTTGGTTATTAAACGCACCTTGCACCCAAGTAGCACAAAAGGTGCACAATCGATCTCTTTCGGATACCGCAAAGAACACTATCCGTACGAAATATAACAATAGAAGAAAGACCCATTTATTACTTCAGCCTGAACAAAAACTGGCGCAATTTTGGATCAACCGACACGTGGTAAAGAAGAGTTCAGAATATCAAACACGTTTGCTCGTATTGAGGAGATATGAAACGTAAAATAAGCATTTTTTTAACTGTAATAATTATCGCATATTAGCTTATTGACCCCCATTACAAAAGTTgatttgaacaaaaaaccctAAAAAATGTTTCATCCAAACCGCACTGCAGAATATGCCGTGCTTTTAGCTTATTTCAAGTCGTTCTGCAGCAATTTGAACAAACCTTATCACCCAGCATTCACTGATCCGCGAGCAACGTTTCATTACGCGTTAAGGCATTGAGACGATCAGAACCATGATTCCTCTTTgcctgttgttggtgtttgtaAATTATAATTTCCTAGCTGCGCAAGCTACTACACAGTGCGGCGTGAGACAAATTAAGGTTCGTCGGTTGTTAACTAACGGCTACGATACACAACCCGGAGACTATCCATGGCACTCGGCTGTTTTTCACCTGAAACCAAAAAGAGAGTACGTTTGCGGAGGCTCTCTTATCTCCCCTAGAGCGATCGTCACATCGGCCCACTGTGTAACCGTACCGAATCGAAATATGGTACGTAATGCGGATGAACTGCTGGTGAAACTGGGCCTATACACTCTCTTCGAGGATTCGGAATCGGTTCAGGAGCATTCGATCGTTCGTACTATCATACACAATGCATTCACGCACGAAGCCTTCCAAAATGATATCGCTCTACTAATCACACAATCCCAGATCAACTTCAACAACTATGTACAACCTGTATGCTTACCTAAGAAATCTTTACTAAGAACAACAGTTCCGGGTGTAGTCTTGGGATGGGGATACACAGAAGACATGAATGTGGCAAACGTACtccgagcagcatcagcaccgatCGTGAGCCATCGGGAATGTCGTGAGAGTAACACGGTTGCGTATGGTAGCTTACTGGATGAAACAATGTTCTGCGCAGGATGGCGCAACGGTACCAATCCTTGCAATGGAGACAGCGGTGGTGGCCTGTTTATGCAAACCGATTCCGGCAGATGGATCCTAAATGGCATCGTGACCGTCACTGCGGCTAACAGACAAAACGAAAACGCGTGCAGCACATCCGATTATACCGTGTTCGTCGATGTAGCCAAGTACGTCAAATGGATTGATCAGCAGCTACAGATCCGCCGTGGTACGTATTGCAGTGTGTGTTCGGTGTATTGATTGTGAAGGGGGTTCACCAAACATGGTTCAAGTGAATGGTTTGTGCACGGGGACCGAGTATTGGTTCGAAAATAAGGCATTAAAAGACTGCTGATTACGGGAGTCCCCGCAACGCCGCAAGGCGACCCGTGAACACGCATAATGATTATCAGCAAATTTTTCAACGTTAATGCACATTGTCTGGTAGAGGAGATGACGATGAGAACAACATCCAGTTCAGTTTGCTTGTGGATCTGCGAGAAGATCATCATGCTGCACGTGAATATGAAGTTCGTTCTAGTGCTCGTTGTGCTCGTGCTGTACTTTGCAAACGCGAATGCTATCATCTCCGATTATGACGATCAGAGTAGGAAATGTGGTTCATGTTTTACTCAAAAATACTACAGTGATTCTATAATAACTTAATGTAAATGGTTCTCATCTCATTCTCGTTGCTTGTAGCTCCCACCACAAAAGGATGCGCTTGTGAGtccccaaaaagcaaacggTACGTggtgcacaacaacaaacctgTGACATTCTTCGAAGCGTGGAGAATGTGCCAACACCTCGGACATGGACTTGCTACAATCACCAGCAAGGCTGACAGTGACTTGATTGCAGCGGCAATCAATACGTCGAGCTCTACTACAGGGCCTTGGTGGATCGGTGGCACAGATCTCGGCAATGAAGGATTATTTACCTGGATTTCCACAAATAAGCTGGTCGGCTACGGAACTGGGTACCTCAATTTCTCTCCTAACCAACCGGATAATGCTGGCAGCAATGAACATTGCTTGGAAATAGGACGTTGGGGAGGTGTTGCTTGGAACGATGCTCCTTGCGAATTTAAGCAGAAATTCATCTGTGAATATGTTGCATGATTCTTATTGTCTTCTAAAATGGTTCAATAAACTAGAAGAATTGATTTGAGGAAGTGACAGAAGCATCCACTGGAAGCGAGATGACGATCGATAGATGAGCGTTCTACTTCATTCGTGTGTTTGCTGGCGATACATAATGTACACAATAAATgaaatttttttatttttgtttaacttCACTGTATGTTTCAATCTGTAGTGCCGTATAAGATTGTTTAAGAGCTTAGCAATAACTATTTACAATATCAAAACGACCCTGTGCGCGACCCTGTGTGACGATACGCATATGCGCGATTCAAAACAAGCCAAAAACATGTGCTTGAAGTGTAGAAATTCCCATACATCTCCTTAAAAGATGCGGGTTATCCGaactattttcatttcctgaAGTTGCTTCTCTGTTTGTGAAgatttttataaatatttgatGAAGATTGAACATTGGTTAACTTTTCAACCATCAGGTGATATGATAATTCATGGTTCCGTTTCCTCCAATACagcaaaaaatacaaacacattttcataaactttATCCCCGCATTTGCTATTCTATCGCTCGTGCTATCACGCACGATGCATCAGGAGAGTCGAAAAAAATTGATGTGCAATTTAACACACGTCTTTGCTTCAGACTTCAACAAACGTTCAAAATGTTTACTTTTGGTTAAAAAAGCGGTGACGGGGCGGTTACATAAAGAAGCCGTGGTGTACCACTGGCCGATGAGGACTGCGATATTGCGAAACTGTCGCAACCGTATCGAGTACCAGAACCGGATAGGCGATGGTTTTGGGGACGCTGCAAGTATCCCTGCGCTTTTCATCGATGAAGGGAAAGTACCCGGTGCAAGAAgtgatcgacgacgacagcggTGGTCTCAGGAACAGTTTCCGAGTATGATAAACAGTGTGGTCCGTCCGAACGTCGAAGCTTCTCCTAGCAGGTGATTTCAATGCCTGGTCACCATACTGGGGAGTGCAAATGCCTAAAACCACGCGGGGAGATTCAGGAGGTAACCGCTCGCATGAACTTATTACTGTTGAATGAGGCATTAGCGAGCACATATACACTGCAAAAGTGTCTAGCTCACTGTCATTCGGATTACAGAAGCGGATACAGGATGGCAGCAATAGTAGCAGAAGGAGTGACAGTAGACAACCTAGTGAAGCGGATGTACAAATGGAAGGAGGTTTTCAAAAATGATAAGCTATACTCATCAGAACGTTACTAAGAGCAACAGTTTCGGGTGTCATCTTGGGATAGAATTGATTGTGAAGGGGATTCACCAAACACGTTTCAAGTGAAAGGTTTGTGTACGGTGGCCGAATATTGGTTCGAAAATAAGGAGTCAAAAGATTGCTGATTACGGGAGTCCCCCAAAACGCAGCAAGACGATTCGTGAACTCACGCAAAGGTTATCATCAAGTTTTCGAACATAAATGCATATTGCCTGATAGATAAGATATACGTTTGACGATAAAAACAACATCCAAGTCAGTTTGATTGCTGCTTTTagacatatataaggacgaaCGAGTTCGTATGTTTGTCAGTTTGCTTGTTGATCTGCGAAAAGATGATCATGCTTCACGTGAATATGAAGTCCATATTGGCGCTCGTTTTGCTCGTGCTATACTTTACAACCGCGAACGCTTTCAACCATCATTATCGCAATCGGAGTAGGAAATGTGTTCCATGTTTAACCCGAAAATTCCATAATATGCTGAGTGTAAACAGCTCTCACCTTCTATTATACTCTCATTGCTTCTAGTTCCTACCACCAAAAGATACGTGGTGCACAACAACAGACCTGTGACATTCTTCGAAGCGTGGAGAAATTGCCAACACCTCGGACATGGACTAGCTACAATCACCAGCAAGGCTGACAGTGACTTGATTGCAGCGGCAATCAATACGTCGAGCTCTACTACAGGACCTTGGTGGATCGGTGGCACAGATCTCGGCTATGAAGGAATTTTTACGTGGATTACCACGAATCAGCTGGTCGGCTACGGAACAGGGTACCTCAATTTCTCTCCTCACCAACCGGATAATTACGACGACAATGAACATTGCTTGGAAATAGGTCGTTGGGGAGGTGTTGCTTGGAACGATGCTGTTTGCGATACAAAGCAGAAATTCATCTGTGAATATTTTGCATGATTGTTATTATGTTCAAAAACGATTGATgttcaaaatgaaaatgaaataaaatggaagaaattgCATTGAGGAAATTAATAGAATCATGATCGACAATTTTTCActtaaataattttcaaacaaagaaTATCGAACCTATAAggtcaaagcaagtgatttgcaAAGAATAAAGTTAGATgttctagcaaaaaaaaatcacaaggcCTTTGTGACCGAAATTGTCGAATTTACAGACGAAAGTGTGGTGGACTatagaggtgggcttttacttatgccgtTCACTGTACCTTCTTGTAGCAAATTCCAGGAGACTGTACCAAAATGTAGAAAGAATAAGAAATTATTATCTCAAAACATTTACTTTATTCAAATAAGGAAGTAATTGAAATGGTTCTGTTATTTATACTAGTTATCTGATATGATATGTGCTATGCTATcgtatttaaattttaatgttAATTTTCAATGTCCTACCGTTATCAATTTTAAGTAGGAAGCTAAATTACCTTTTCCGTGTGCTTGTAAATCTGCAACCAATTTCGCTTCATCTCCAccgaaagcaaaataaaaataattggCAACTATTGGTGCGATAGCATCAAACATTGATTTTGTGATCATTACCATTATGTCATCGATACTGTTGGTAACATGAACCTTTTTGTTTATGGCAAAATTTAGTGCAGTTTCCAGCCATACCACGTGTCCCATCAACACTGCTTCTCGGAACGCTGTATTGCCTTGTCTATCTTTAATGGAAAAATCAGGCGA
Proteins encoded in this region:
- the LOC126578697 gene encoding chymotrypsin-C-like isoform X1 — encoded protein: MIPLCLLLVFVNYNFLAAQATTQCGVRQIKVRRLLTNGYDTQPGDYPWHSAVFHLKPKREYVCGGSLISPRAIVTSAHCVTVPNRNMVRNADELLVKLGLYTLFEDSESVQEHSIVRTIIHNAFTHEAFQNDIALLITQSQINFNNYVQPVCLPKKSLLRTTVPGVVLGWGYTEDMNVANVLRAASAPIVSHRECRESNTVAYGSLLDETMFCAGWRNGTNPCNGDSGGGLFMQTDSGRWILNGIVTVTAANRQNENACSTSDYTVFVDVAKYVKWIDQQLQIRRAPTTKGCACESPKSKRYVVHNNKPVTFFEAWRMCQHLGHGLATITSKADSDLIAAAINTSSSTTGPWWIGGTDLGNEGLFTWISTNKLVGYGTGYLNFSPNQPDNAGSNEHCLEIGRWGGVAWNDAPCEFKQKFICEYVA
- the LOC126578697 gene encoding chymotrypsin-C-like isoform X2, which produces MIPLCLLLVFVNYNFLAAQATTQCGVRQIKVRRLLTNGYDTQPGDYPWHSAVFHLKPKREYVCGGSLISPRAIVTSAHCVTVPNRNMVRNADELLVKLGLYTLFEDSESVQEHSIVRTIIHNAFTHEAFQNDIALLITQSQINFNNYVQPVCLPKKSLLRTTVPGVVLGWGYTEDMNVANVLRAASAPIVSHRECRESNTVAYGSLLDETMFCAGWRNGTNPCNGDSGGGLFMQTDSGRWILNGIVTVTAANRQNENACSTSDYTVFVDVAKYVKWIDQQLQIRRVPTTKRYVVHNNRPVTFFEAWRNCQHLGHGLATITSKADSDLIAAAINTSSSTTGPWWIGGTDLGYEGIFTWITTNQLVGYGTGYLNFSPHQPDNYDDNEHCLEIGRWGGVAWNDAVCDTKQKFICEYFA